The Brumimicrobium sp. genomic interval TCATTAGGTCTTAGTATTATCGGTTATACTATGTTCAGTTATCATTCAGTGAATACCCATGCTTTTAAAGAAGCTAGAGATGCTTATCTGAAGCTGAAAGAGGAAAATGAACGAGTAGAAAAGAAAAACAATGAAAATATAATCCTCCTTCAAGAAGTCCATCATCGTGTTAAAAATAATCTTCAGGTTATTATTAGTTTACTTCGTATTCAGTCTTCTGAATTTAAATCGCAGGAAGCAAAGATTGCATTTCAAGATACTATAAATAGAGTGCTATCCATGTCTCTTATACACCAAAAGATCTATCAAAAGGAATCTATGGTAGATATTGATTTAGAAGATTATTTAAAAACCTTATTGGCCGATTTATTACAAGTGAGTGGAGAGCAAAGTAAGGTTCGCTATGAGGTTCATTCAGATTTTAAAAGTATTGATATTGATAAAATGGTTCCTTTTGGATTGATTGTTAATGAACTATTGTCGAATTCCTTAAAACATGCCTTTAATTTTAGTCTGGAGGGAGATTATAGAATAGTTATTGATATCAAAAAGGGAAGCGGCCCAGAATATTTCTCTCTAAACTATCTAGATAATGGGGTGTGGAAAGAAGGAACTGATAAGTCATTTGGTTTACAATTAATTGACATATTTACGGAACAATTGAATGGTAAATATAGACGTGTCATAAATGAAAAAGGAACTCAATATGAATTTGAATTTGGAGAATGATTTCCTTAAAAGAATAAACTAGCCGTTTTAGCACCTACTTCCAGTTGAGCCTTTACTCCCATAGGAACAGCTCGATTATCATCTAAATGCCCACCAGGGTAATCAAATGCAATAGGTATATTCATTCCTTTAAAATGGGATAAAATAATTTCATATAAGGTGGATCCAAATGGCACTTCTGTATCTTTTACTTGTGAGAAATTTCCTACTATGAGACCGTTGATTTTATTAAAGACTCCAGCATTTTTAAGTTGATAAAGACTCCTGTCAATTGCATATAAATATTCTCCTACATCCTCCATAAATAGAATCTTATTAGAGTAATCAGGTTGATAAGGAGTACCAATCAATCCCGTTAAAACAGTAAGATTCCCGCCTACAATTTCTCCCAAGCAAATTCCTTCCTGATTATTTTGTGTGGTCTCCCATGTGTAGGAAGGAAATTCACCTTTCAAGCTTCCAAGTAGAGAATGAATTGCCTGTTCCGAGTTTTCTTTAAAATTTAAAGGCATAGTAGCATGCATAGAGGCAGTTCCTCGTTGAGATAGAAACTGATGGAATACAGTGACATCAGAAAATCCCACTAACCATTTTGGATTTTTATCAAAAGTACTCCAATCTACCTTATCGACAATATGTATGCAACCATACCCGCCTCTGGCACATAAAATTGCTTTTGCTTCAGGATGGTTAATCGCCCATTGCAAATCTTCAGCACGTTCTGTAACAGTGCCAGAGAAATAATTATGTCGCCCTCTGCAATGTTTACCTAAAATAACTTCAAAACCATTCGCTTCAATAAGTTGGATAGCATAATCAATATATTCTGCTTCTATCGCTTTAGCAGGTGCAATGAGCACTATTTTATCTCCAGGTTGTAAGAATTTGGGTAACATTTAGTAAGTTTTAGTCATTCGTTGGTCTACAACAATAATCCAATCGGCACGATACCGATTCTCTTTCTCAAGTTGTTTAATGTTTTCTTGTTCAATTGTTGAGATTGTAACAATTTTTAAATTGGAATTCAGTTGCTTTAAATACCAATATATTCCTTCATAGTTTTTGCTATGATATTCCCCATTAAAATGGAGAAAAGGCACTTTGTCTTTTATCCATTGCGTATAAATAAAATGAGCCATCGTAGCATCCTTAATCGCTTGTGCTTTTGGAAAATTAGGATTGGCATGTGCCGCATCACCAAACATATTTAACATAGCTTTATACCCAGGAAGCTCTGGATCATATTGAATAGGAAGTGGGGCTACTAATTGTTTTTCTTCAGGAGTTAAATCACTTTCTAAGGCTTCCAACCCTTCTCTATATACCTGAGAGGCGTATTTTCGTGGGATATTTGTGGCAATAAAGGGTATCTTATGGTCTTTAGCAAACTCAACAAGAGGGCGATAGTCTGTATCGTAATTTGACCAGAGTTTTATTAATGAATCCATCTCTTTAGCTGTGATTTCATCTAATAAAAAACGATTTAAAACGATTTGCTGATCACTTTCAAACATTTCAGCACCCATGTTTAGACTCCCATTCTTGTAGAGATGCTCTGCCAATATTAGTTCAAACCAATGAGCAATTGGATTATTATGTAGCTCCCCAAAAAGTACGATATCTCCTTGAGTAGTTTTCTTTAGAAAGGAAGCAGTTTTAACCTTCTTTCCTTTTGAGTTATATATCTCAAAAGGGCGAATCTCTTGACCCCAAGAGGAAGAGAAGTAAAAAAACATAATAACTGCTAATACGTATTTCATCTTGAGATAAAAGTAATAAAAAAAC includes:
- a CDS encoding ChaN family lipoprotein, which encodes MKYVLAVIMFFYFSSSWGQEIRPFEIYNSKGKKVKTASFLKKTTQGDIVLFGELHNNPIAHWFELILAEHLYKNGSLNMGAEMFESDQQIVLNRFLLDEITAKEMDSLIKLWSNYDTDYRPLVEFAKDHKIPFIATNIPRKYASQVYREGLEALESDLTPEEKQLVAPLPIQYDPELPGYKAMLNMFGDAAHANPNFPKAQAIKDATMAHFIYTQWIKDKVPFLHFNGEYHSKNYEGIYWYLKQLNSNLKIVTISTIEQENIKQLEKENRYRADWIIVVDQRMTKTY
- a CDS encoding sensor histidine kinase gives rise to the protein MMKILNPNISFDDYREQAKFLFIWRLMVFSIMLTTPFTVSHIFIAQDQFLYFLISLISDILIIYFLWKRPEKYRLITLLFFSSVFLIAVQFMFTLGNPELNVQAFIWMMMVVICTYFTAGSFWGTLYLVLTATAFSIYYFTYTPIEYVGIQQMSLFDKLTSIAQISLGLSIIGYTMFSYHSVNTHAFKEARDAYLKLKEENERVEKKNNENIILLQEVHHRVKNNLQVIISLLRIQSSEFKSQEAKIAFQDTINRVLSMSLIHQKIYQKESMVDIDLEDYLKTLLADLLQVSGEQSKVRYEVHSDFKSIDIDKMVPFGLIVNELLSNSLKHAFNFSLEGDYRIVIDIKKGSGPEYFSLNYLDNGVWKEGTDKSFGLQLIDIFTEQLNGKYRRVINEKGTQYEFEFGE
- a CDS encoding LD-carboxypeptidase — encoded protein: MLPKFLQPGDKIVLIAPAKAIEAEYIDYAIQLIEANGFEVILGKHCRGRHNYFSGTVTERAEDLQWAINHPEAKAILCARGGYGCIHIVDKVDWSTFDKNPKWLVGFSDVTVFHQFLSQRGTASMHATMPLNFKENSEQAIHSLLGSLKGEFPSYTWETTQNNQEGICLGEIVGGNLTVLTGLIGTPYQPDYSNKILFMEDVGEYLYAIDRSLYQLKNAGVFNKINGLIVGNFSQVKDTEVPFGSTLYEIILSHFKGMNIPIAFDYPGGHLDDNRAVPMGVKAQLEVGAKTASLFF